A single region of the Cucumis melo cultivar AY chromosome 3, USDA_Cmelo_AY_1.0, whole genome shotgun sequence genome encodes:
- the LOC103496531 gene encoding probable inactive leucine-rich repeat receptor-like protein kinase At3g03770 isoform X1, with the protein MAKLKAVCHFHLLLFLFLFSSFHLSTQLPLSQSQSLLQIQQLLNYPQALSSFNTVTDFCNIESTPFLTIVCYEDNITQLHIVGDVLQHSPSFPLNTSTDSLFSTFSHFPNLKVLSLVSLGLEGPLPPSVANLLSLEILNLSSNSLYGSIPHQLSSSKTLQFINLDGNCFSGNIPAWIGSLPFLTTLSLRNNSFNGSLPDSIAHMWSLRILSLSRNSLSGNVPDLSNLTNLQVLELGDNLLGPHFPKLPQRLSILELKNNRFRSSIPPELGSLYRLEKLDLSSNKLVGPFQASLLGLPSIKYLNIGGNRLTGLLLQNISCNSDLTFANLSSNLLTGDLPACLQEFKYKNGEIIYGGNCLSNQDQKQNPLNFCHNEALAVSIRPRNLEHRKLRREVMTFLRIFGGSVAGVVVLALVFLTMRKTYKMGVVKEPSTRFITENPSVTDTTKQLYDAKYISQTMKLGTSIPPYRTFTLDELKEATNNFDVSTLISESLDGQIFKGVFTDGSVVAIRSLALKRRQTPQTYTHQLELISKLRHIHLISALGHCYEFLPDGLTISKVFLIFEYYPYGTLRSHVSGLPGQKLSWTKRISAAIEMVKGIQFLHTGIVPGVCSNNLKITDILLDQDLHVKISCYNLPIVVEHGGMMISGVPSTGTKGKRHAIGRVNHKDKNDVYDIGAILLEIILGRQITSQNEVHVSRDLLQVSLKTDEIARKSIVDPVIHKGCSDDSLITMMEICVRCLHEKAKDRPSVEDILWNLHFAGQVQESSREAPTSPSPSSSSQIP; encoded by the exons ATGGCAAAACTAAAAGCAGTCTGCCATTTCcatcttcttctcttcttgtttttgttctcttcttttcatctttccaCTCAGCTTCCACTTTCTCAATCCCAATCTCTTCTACAAATCCAACAACTTTTAAACTACCCTCAAGCTCTATCCAGCTTTAACACTGTCACAGACTTCTGTAACATTGAATCCACTCCATTTCTTACAATAGTGTGCTATGAAGATAACATAACCCAGCTCCACATTGTTGGTGATGTTCTCCAACATTCCCCCTCATTTCCTCTCAATACTTCCACTGATTctttgttttccacattttccCATTTCCCCAATTTGAAAGTGCTTTCTCTGGTTTCTTTAGGTCTTGAGGGTCCATTGCCTCCATCTGTTGCTAACCTTCTGTCACTAGAAATACTAAACTTATCCTCAAATTCCTTATATGGCTCCATCCCTCACCAACTTTCTTCTTCCAAAACCCTACAGTTTATCAATCTTGACGGCAATTGTTTCTCTGGTAACATTCCTGCTTGGATTGGTTCATTGCCATTCTTGACTACTCTGAGTTTACGGAACAATTCCTTTAATGGGTCCTTACCAGATTCCATTGCGCATATGTGGAGTCTAagaattctctctctctcaagaAACTCTCTTTCTGGGAATGTCCCAGACCTTAGTAACTTGACCAACTTGCAAGTTCTTGAGTTGGGAGACAATCTTTTGGGACCCCATTTTCCTAAATTACCACAGAGATTAAGTATACTTGAGCTCAAAAACAACCGATTTCGCTCAAGTATTCCACCTGAGTTAGGCTCGTTATATCGTCTTGAAAAGCTGGACTTATCTTCCAATAAACTTGTTGGACCTTTTCAGGCATCACTTCTGGGACTTCCTTCCATTAAATATCTGAATATTGGGGGAAATAGATTAACTGGACTGCTTTTACAGAACATATCATGCAATAGTGATCTCACTTTTGCAAATTTGTCCTCAAATCTTTTGACAGGAGACTTGCCTGCATGTCTTCAGGAATTCAAGTACAAGAATGGTGAAATCATTTATGGTGGCAATTGCTTGTCAAATCAAGACCAAAAACAGAACCCTTTGAACTTCTGTCACAATGAAGCTTTGGCAGTGAGTATTAGGCCTCGTAATCTGGAGCATAGGAAACTTCGTCGTGAGGTAATGACTTTCTTGAGAATTTTTGGAGGAAGTGTTGCTGGAGTTGTAGTTCTGGCTCTGGTGTTCTTAACGATGAGAAAGACATACAAAATGGGAGTTGTTAAAGAACCTTCAACAAGGTTTATAACAGAGAATCCATCTGTAACAGACACAACCAAGCAGCTGTATGATGCCA AATATATATCTCAGACAATGAAGCTGGGAACTAGTATTCCTCCTTATCGAACTTTCACTTTGGATGAACTTAAAGAGGCTACCAACAATTTTGATGTTTCAACTTTGATAAGTGAAAGTCTGGACGGCCAG ATATTCAAAGGGGTGTTCACAGATGGCAGTGTCGTGGCAATTCGGAGCTTAGCTTTGAAAAGGCGGCAAACCCCTCAAACCTACACACATCAGTTGGAGTTAATATCTAAACTACGACATATCCATTTGATCAGTGCCCTTGGACACTGTTATGAGTTCCTACCAGACGGCCTAACCATCAGCAAAGTGTTCCTTATCTTCGAGTACTATCCGTATGGGACTCTAAGAAGCCATGTATCTG GGCTACCGGGGCAAAAGCTTTCTTGGACGAAAAGGATATCGGCTGCAATCGAAATGGTGAAGGGAATTCAGTTCCTGCACACAGGAATAGTGCCTGGTGTATGCTCAAACAATTTGAAGATTACAGATATTTTACTTGATCAAGATCTTCATGTGAAAATCAGCTGTTATAATTTACCTATTGTAGTTGAACATGGTGGAATG ATGATTTCAGGAGTTCCATCCACTGGTACAAAAGGGAAGCGCCATGCTATAGG CAGAGTAAATCACAAAGATAAGAACGATGTGTATGACATAGGAGCCATTTTATTGGAAATCATTTTGGGAAGACAAATCACATCCCAAAACGAAGTTCATGTTTCAAGAGATCTC TTGCAGGTAAGCCTAAAAACTGACGAGATAGCTCGAAAGAGCATCGTGGATCCAGTAATACACAAGGGATGCTCAGATGATTCGTTAATAACGATGATGGAAATATGTGTTAGATGTCTCCATGAGAAGGCAAAAGATAGACCCTCAGTAGAAGATATTCTTTGGAATTTGCATTTTGCAGGACAAGTTCAAGAATCAAGCAGAGAGGCACCTACATCACCGTCACCATCATCGTCCTCACAAATTCCTTAG
- the LOC103496531 gene encoding probable inactive leucine-rich repeat receptor-like protein kinase At3g03770 isoform X2 — translation MAKLKAVCHFHLLLFLFLFSSFHLSTQLPLSQSQSLLQIQQLLNYPQALSSFNTVTDFCNIESTPFLTIVCYEDNITQLHIVGDVLQHSPSFPLNTSTDSLFSTFSHFPNLKVLSLVSLGLEGPLPPSVANLLSLEILNLSSNSLYGSIPHQLSSSKTLQFINLDGNCFSGNIPAWIGSLPFLTTLSLRNNSFNGSLPDSIAHMWSLRILSLSRNSLSGNVPDLSNLTNLQVLELGDNLLGPHFPKLPQRLSILELKNNRFRSSIPPELGSLYRLEKLDLSSNKLVGPFQASLLGLPSIKYLNIGGNRLTGLLLQNISCNSDLTFANLSSNLLTGDLPACLQEFKYKNGEIIYGGNCLSNQDQKQNPLNFCHNEALAVSIRPRNLEHRKLRREVMTFLRIFGGSVAGVVVLALVFLTMRKTYKMGVVKEPSTRFITENPSVTDTTKQLYDAKYISQTMKLGTSIPPYRTFTLDELKEATNNFDVSTLISESLDGQIFKGVFTDGSVVAIRSLALKRRQTPQTYTHQLELISKLRHIHLISALGHCYEFLPDGLTISKVFLIFEYYPYGTLRSHVSGLPGQKLSWTKRISAAIEMVKGIQFLHTGIVPGVCSNNLKITDILLDQDLHVKISCYNLPIVVEHGGMMISGVPSTGTKGKRHAIGVNHKDKNDVYDIGAILLEIILGRQITSQNEVHVSRDLLQVSLKTDEIARKSIVDPVIHKGCSDDSLITMMEICVRCLHEKAKDRPSVEDILWNLHFAGQVQESSREAPTSPSPSSSSQIP, via the exons ATGGCAAAACTAAAAGCAGTCTGCCATTTCcatcttcttctcttcttgtttttgttctcttcttttcatctttccaCTCAGCTTCCACTTTCTCAATCCCAATCTCTTCTACAAATCCAACAACTTTTAAACTACCCTCAAGCTCTATCCAGCTTTAACACTGTCACAGACTTCTGTAACATTGAATCCACTCCATTTCTTACAATAGTGTGCTATGAAGATAACATAACCCAGCTCCACATTGTTGGTGATGTTCTCCAACATTCCCCCTCATTTCCTCTCAATACTTCCACTGATTctttgttttccacattttccCATTTCCCCAATTTGAAAGTGCTTTCTCTGGTTTCTTTAGGTCTTGAGGGTCCATTGCCTCCATCTGTTGCTAACCTTCTGTCACTAGAAATACTAAACTTATCCTCAAATTCCTTATATGGCTCCATCCCTCACCAACTTTCTTCTTCCAAAACCCTACAGTTTATCAATCTTGACGGCAATTGTTTCTCTGGTAACATTCCTGCTTGGATTGGTTCATTGCCATTCTTGACTACTCTGAGTTTACGGAACAATTCCTTTAATGGGTCCTTACCAGATTCCATTGCGCATATGTGGAGTCTAagaattctctctctctcaagaAACTCTCTTTCTGGGAATGTCCCAGACCTTAGTAACTTGACCAACTTGCAAGTTCTTGAGTTGGGAGACAATCTTTTGGGACCCCATTTTCCTAAATTACCACAGAGATTAAGTATACTTGAGCTCAAAAACAACCGATTTCGCTCAAGTATTCCACCTGAGTTAGGCTCGTTATATCGTCTTGAAAAGCTGGACTTATCTTCCAATAAACTTGTTGGACCTTTTCAGGCATCACTTCTGGGACTTCCTTCCATTAAATATCTGAATATTGGGGGAAATAGATTAACTGGACTGCTTTTACAGAACATATCATGCAATAGTGATCTCACTTTTGCAAATTTGTCCTCAAATCTTTTGACAGGAGACTTGCCTGCATGTCTTCAGGAATTCAAGTACAAGAATGGTGAAATCATTTATGGTGGCAATTGCTTGTCAAATCAAGACCAAAAACAGAACCCTTTGAACTTCTGTCACAATGAAGCTTTGGCAGTGAGTATTAGGCCTCGTAATCTGGAGCATAGGAAACTTCGTCGTGAGGTAATGACTTTCTTGAGAATTTTTGGAGGAAGTGTTGCTGGAGTTGTAGTTCTGGCTCTGGTGTTCTTAACGATGAGAAAGACATACAAAATGGGAGTTGTTAAAGAACCTTCAACAAGGTTTATAACAGAGAATCCATCTGTAACAGACACAACCAAGCAGCTGTATGATGCCA AATATATATCTCAGACAATGAAGCTGGGAACTAGTATTCCTCCTTATCGAACTTTCACTTTGGATGAACTTAAAGAGGCTACCAACAATTTTGATGTTTCAACTTTGATAAGTGAAAGTCTGGACGGCCAG ATATTCAAAGGGGTGTTCACAGATGGCAGTGTCGTGGCAATTCGGAGCTTAGCTTTGAAAAGGCGGCAAACCCCTCAAACCTACACACATCAGTTGGAGTTAATATCTAAACTACGACATATCCATTTGATCAGTGCCCTTGGACACTGTTATGAGTTCCTACCAGACGGCCTAACCATCAGCAAAGTGTTCCTTATCTTCGAGTACTATCCGTATGGGACTCTAAGAAGCCATGTATCTG GGCTACCGGGGCAAAAGCTTTCTTGGACGAAAAGGATATCGGCTGCAATCGAAATGGTGAAGGGAATTCAGTTCCTGCACACAGGAATAGTGCCTGGTGTATGCTCAAACAATTTGAAGATTACAGATATTTTACTTGATCAAGATCTTCATGTGAAAATCAGCTGTTATAATTTACCTATTGTAGTTGAACATGGTGGAATG ATGATTTCAGGAGTTCCATCCACTGGTACAAAAGGGAAGCGCCATGCTATAGG AGTAAATCACAAAGATAAGAACGATGTGTATGACATAGGAGCCATTTTATTGGAAATCATTTTGGGAAGACAAATCACATCCCAAAACGAAGTTCATGTTTCAAGAGATCTC TTGCAGGTAAGCCTAAAAACTGACGAGATAGCTCGAAAGAGCATCGTGGATCCAGTAATACACAAGGGATGCTCAGATGATTCGTTAATAACGATGATGGAAATATGTGTTAGATGTCTCCATGAGAAGGCAAAAGATAGACCCTCAGTAGAAGATATTCTTTGGAATTTGCATTTTGCAGGACAAGTTCAAGAATCAAGCAGAGAGGCACCTACATCACCGTCACCATCATCGTCCTCACAAATTCCTTAG